A stretch of Aspergillus nidulans FGSC A4 chromosome VI DNA encodes these proteins:
- a CDS encoding uncharacterized protein (transcript_id=CADANIAT00009775): MAPAALLAPTTTSTTAAPAVVGPTTKIATRPTKKIPRSIIENATLTQRRSFSPTEHLVYEPPAKIHTMAELGLEGAGISPNAISEPFRLFTEEAIKQMRAEIFSESVLQNCQYASSFCTNMIRGMGHARAPFIYDVWKSPEVLSKVSEIAGIDLVPVFDYEIANINIAAKDDPIEPGSAIADGPVVSNSSDDDNVPAFAWHYDSFPFVCVTMLSDCTGMVGGETAINLPSGEIKKVRGPAMGYAVVMQGRYLHHQALKALGGRERISMVTPFRPKDPLVRDESILVGVRGISNLEELFPQYFEYRLDVLEERVRAQRKEERNRDAAHKPFDVEKKRRWLEEQREFIDSMLREMYVPQ; the protein is encoded by the exons ATGGCCCCAGCAGCCCTTCTTGCCCCTACCACTACCTCCACCACTGCGGCACCAGCGGTGGTCGGCCCAACAACCAAGATAGCCACTCGACCCACAAAGAAGATCCCTAGATCCATCATTGAGAATGCCACACTCACGCAGAGGCGTTCCTTCAGCCCAACCGAGCACCTGGTCTACGAACCTCCGGCCAAGATTCACACAATGGCCGAACTTGGTCTTGAAGGCGCCGGCATATCACCAAACGCCATTTCCGAGCCATTCCGTCTTTTCACCGAGGAAGCAATTAAGCAGATGAGGGCTGAGATTTTTAGTGAGTCCGTGCTACAGAACTGCCAGTATGCGAGCAGCTTCTGTACCAATATGATTCGAGGGATGGGACATGC ACGAGCCCCCTTCATATATGACGTGTGGAAGTCGCCCGAGGTGCTTTCTAAAGTATCCGAGATTGCGGGAATCGATCTTGTCCCGGTATTCGACTACGAGATCGCGAACATCAATATTGCCGCCAAGGACGATCCTATCGAGCCGGGCTCTGCCATCGCCGATGGACCGGTTGTTAGCAATTCTAGTGACGATGACAATGTCCCAGCCTTTGCATGGCACTACGACAGCTTCCCCTTCGTCTGCGTAACCATGCTCTCGGATTGCACGGGGATGGTTGGCGGGGAAACGGCGATCAACCTGCCGAGTGGCGAGATCAAGAAAGTCCGAGGGCCTGCTATG GGGTATGCAGTCGTCATGCAGGGTCGGTACCTGCACCATCAAGCGCTCAAAGCCCTTGGTGGCCGCGAAAGGATCTCTATGGTGACGCCCTTCCGGCCCAAAGATCCACTCGTGCGCGATGAGTCAATCCTCGTGGGAGTCCGTGGAATCAGTAACTTGGAAGAGCTGTTCCCACAGTACTTCGAGTACAGGCTTGATGTGCTGGAGGAGCGGGTGAGGGCTCAGCggaaggaagagaggaacAGGGACGCGGCTCATAAGCCGTTCGATgtagagaaaaagaggagatGGTTAGAGGAGCAGAGAGAGTTTATTGATTCCATGCTGAGGGAGATGTATGTGCCCCAGTAG
- a CDS encoding uncharacterized protein (transcript_id=CADANIAT00009774) — MLLGWHSLVLYALYALFYLQRAAALPQGTTTSEVTSVASPQPTAGNSTVAGERRCDFDSINDFFSYATENGLNITVEVQNCQNLCLLTYGVGNPDLSGIGTAFTILLGPVYRLLYLAFAQASVFIRDAKDIQLNFFSSNGFFIGSSALASLAHLSQNPSTFEVAEIQAMAFLQVNSVLVTFFCMVVAQPMSRWGARVLLYIVVFVLIIVTLGESHLNSDSKENWRLASDGCAHSSSDYSVINPVPYPSWAVAVFAVAGTVAFWLQSLKERFQADKLHKTMFRILMLFWVLLIALLTAGMVVGLTMMWRQRRHLKSLARDQFEDDEWGFGQIAALTIWAPIPVELLHILNDLAQRRSSRWSRWNQTISAFFSPKAQKQDVQSSPTSDSQPEMKVQGGNGRIVEVADR, encoded by the exons ATGTTGCTTGGATGGCACTCCCTCGTGCTGTATGCGCTGTACGCGCTGTTTTACCTACAACGAGCCGCGGCACTTCCCCAGGGCACGACAACATCCGAAGTCACAAGTGTAGCATCCCCCCAACCTACAGCGGGGAATTCCACCGTAgcaggggaaagaagatgtGATTTTGACTCGATCAACGACTTCTTCAGCTATGCCACCGAGAACGGATTGAACATCACGGTGGAGGTGCAGAACTGCCAGAATCTGTGCCTGCTTACGTATGGAGTCGGCAACCCAGATCTCTCAGGAATTGGC ACCGCGTTCACGATTCTCCTCGGCCCCGTCTACCGACTCCTCTACCTGGCCTTCGCCCAAGCCAGCGTCTTCATCCGTGACGCCAAAGACATCCAgctcaacttcttctcctccaatgGGTTTTTCATTGGCTCGTCTGCGCTGGCTTCACTCGCCCATCTATCCCAGAACCCGTCGACCTTCGAGGTGGCCGAGATTCAAGCCATGGCGTTCCTGCAGGTCAACAGCGTCCTAGTCACTTTCTTCTGTATGGTCGTCGCGCAGCCGATGTCGCGCTGGGGTGCGCGAGTGCTCCTCTACATTGTCGTCTTTgttctcatcatcgtcacccTGGGGGAGAGCCATCTTAATTCCGACAGCAAAGAGAACTGGCGCCTCGCCTCGGATGGCTGCGCGCACAGCTCGTCGGACTACAGCGTCATTAACCCCGTTCCTTACCCATCTTGGGCTGTCGCTGTCTTTGCAGTCGCGGGAACAGTTGCGTTCTGGCTGCAGTCGTTGAAGGAAAGATTCCAGGCAGACAAGCTGCACAAAACCATGTTTCGAATCCTCATGCTGTTCTGGGTGCTACTAATCGCCTTGCTGACTGCAGGCATGGTGGTTGGTTTGACGATGATGTGGCGGCAACGCCGGCACTTGAAGAGTCTTGCGAGGGACCAGTTCGAGGATGACGAATGGGGATTCGGGCAGATTGCTGCTTTGACGATCTGGGCACCAATACCGGTCGAGTTGCTTCATATCCTCAATG ACTTGGCTCAGAGAAGGTCGTCAAGATGGAGTCGCTGGAATCAAACCATCAGCGCCTTTTTCTCTCCTAAGGCACAGAAGCAGGACGTGCAGTCTTCGCCTACTTCTGACTCGCAACCTGAAATGAAGGTGCAGGGTGGGAATGGAAGAATTGTCGAGGTTGCCGATAGGTAG